In a genomic window of Nostoc sp. UHCC 0870:
- a CDS encoding cytochrome c oxidase subunit II yields the protein MQQIPVSLWTLIAGIVIGVISLWIGQNHNLLPVQASLQAPLVDGFFNIMFTIAVALFLVVEGTILIFLFKYRRRRGDNTDGVAIEGNIPLEIFWTAIPSLIVICLGIYSVDVFNQMGGLEPGSHPSHAAHTSGTALAGTLDEAKTAPRIGIGASPTNQAKPADLVVNVTGMQFAWLFDYNNGVNSGELHVPVGADVQLNLSAQDVIHSFWVPQFRLKQDAIPGIPTELRFVATKPGTYPVVCAELCGGYHGSMRTQVIVHTPEEFDSWLTENQVAQQQNLQQAVAVNPVNLSTSEFLAPHVENLGIDAASLESLVIGH from the coding sequence ATGCAACAAATTCCTGTTTCATTATGGACTCTGATTGCTGGAATAGTAATTGGAGTAATCAGTCTGTGGATAGGTCAAAATCACAATCTATTGCCTGTACAAGCATCACTACAAGCACCCTTGGTAGACGGATTTTTTAATATCATGTTTACCATTGCTGTAGCCCTATTTTTGGTAGTAGAAGGCACGATTTTGATTTTCTTGTTCAAATATCGTCGTCGTCGGGGTGACAATACCGATGGTGTAGCTATCGAAGGTAACATTCCTCTAGAAATCTTTTGGACGGCAATTCCATCACTGATTGTAATTTGCCTAGGTATCTACAGCGTAGATGTCTTTAACCAAATGGGAGGTTTAGAGCCTGGGAGTCATCCTAGTCATGCGGCTCACACCTCTGGAACTGCTCTGGCTGGTACTCTGGATGAAGCTAAAACTGCTCCCCGCATTGGGATTGGCGCATCTCCTACAAATCAGGCGAAACCTGCGGATTTGGTGGTAAATGTGACTGGTATGCAGTTTGCTTGGTTATTTGACTATAACAACGGCGTTAACTCTGGGGAATTGCACGTTCCTGTCGGTGCTGATGTGCAGCTTAATCTCTCAGCACAGGATGTAATTCACTCCTTTTGGGTACCTCAATTTCGGCTCAAGCAAGACGCAATCCCTGGTATCCCTACCGAATTAAGATTTGTAGCAACTAAACCAGGTACATATCCAGTAGTTTGTGCTGAACTTTGCGGTGGTTATCACGGTTCAATGCGGACACAGGTGATTGTCCACACACCAGAAGAGTTTGATAGCTGGCTGACAGAAAATCAGGTTGCTCAACAGCAGAATCTCCAACAAGCGGTTGCTGTGAACCCAGTGAACTTATCTACATCAGAGTTTCTTGCACCTCATGTTGAGAACTTGGGGATTGATGCAGCAAGTTTGGAGTCGTTGGTCATTGGTCATTAG
- a CDS encoding helix-turn-helix domain-containing protein, whose protein sequence is MPYTIPNKNCVGCDNCRPQCPTGAIKIEGNQYWIDPCLCNNCEGYYPEPQCVIACPTKSPIPWQAKKGRCKIEPRDATSSDLFSNGKNNPFASAIAIWEACNLLAQRTSLNWEQDEAGYLCYSRQVNQGRGAIAFHIQDPFKLSEHAKDISAIETLDIRAACIHLIFAAHATALDQPWEQEFAIDERQLEKYLGLEKRKDLSKIAKLSLMKNLVLQACSLIISLDWPQQGRVQGFSVKNSRLWHLVNIQHHFQEDDLGCKYLIGLTFKIRAGIWSQYFLNKQGCKERSTFYQYGSLPKTVLTTVMSIWQQHEGAVRLMLWLLFKTKMGKEQRITVPTLLRIAYGEEKVTLASRQREERKRLLRTFESDLEILNHHGIKPVFDPITYPPEIQPLWAKLMDIPEDPDEALEFWINDAGGETRLTDTGPRGKWNLLMNARILAFELPPEWERQISESEKKQRRTARVKRKSPTAGDLVGEQILQARKTLNLSQRELAKLTGKSQSWIRDVENGRLKAKLEDQAILRKVLNIA, encoded by the coding sequence ATGCCTTATACAATTCCTAACAAAAATTGCGTTGGATGTGACAACTGCCGTCCCCAATGTCCTACGGGTGCAATCAAAATAGAAGGCAATCAATATTGGATAGATCCTTGTCTTTGTAATAATTGTGAAGGCTATTATCCTGAACCGCAATGTGTAATAGCTTGTCCAACTAAATCTCCAATTCCCTGGCAGGCGAAGAAGGGGAGATGCAAAATAGAACCGAGAGATGCTACCAGTTCAGACTTGTTTTCTAATGGCAAGAATAACCCATTTGCTTCTGCGATCGCTATTTGGGAAGCTTGCAACCTATTAGCGCAGCGTACATCCCTCAATTGGGAACAGGATGAAGCAGGCTATCTCTGTTATAGCAGACAAGTTAATCAAGGACGGGGTGCGATCGCCTTTCACATCCAAGATCCATTTAAACTCAGCGAACACGCCAAAGATATTAGTGCAATTGAGACTCTGGATATTCGCGCCGCTTGCATCCATCTCATTTTTGCAGCCCACGCTACAGCCTTAGATCAACCTTGGGAGCAAGAATTTGCCATTGACGAACGACAACTAGAGAAATATTTAGGACTGGAGAAACGCAAAGACCTAAGTAAAATTGCCAAACTCTCCTTAATGAAAAACCTTGTGCTGCAAGCTTGTTCACTGATTATTTCCCTCGACTGGCCCCAACAAGGTCGAGTCCAGGGGTTTTCAGTTAAAAATAGCCGCTTGTGGCACTTGGTCAACATTCAACACCACTTTCAAGAAGATGACCTAGGATGCAAATATCTCATCGGACTAACTTTTAAAATCCGCGCCGGGATATGGTCACAATATTTCTTGAACAAACAAGGATGTAAAGAACGTAGTACATTCTACCAATACGGCAGTTTGCCCAAAACTGTCTTAACCACAGTCATGAGCATTTGGCAGCAACATGAAGGCGCAGTCAGACTAATGCTGTGGTTGCTGTTTAAAACCAAAATGGGTAAGGAACAACGCATCACCGTTCCTACCTTGCTCCGTATTGCTTATGGAGAAGAAAAAGTTACCCTAGCTTCCCGACAGCGAGAAGAACGCAAACGTCTATTACGGACATTTGAAAGCGATTTAGAAATTCTCAACCATCATGGCATTAAACCCGTCTTCGACCCCATTACCTATCCCCCAGAAATTCAACCCCTCTGGGCAAAATTAATGGATATTCCCGAAGATCCTGATGAAGCCTTGGAATTTTGGATTAATGACGCTGGTGGCGAAACCCGCCTCACCGACACCGGCCCCCGTGGGAAGTGGAATCTCTTAATGAATGCACGGATTTTAGCTTTTGAATTACCGCCAGAATGGGAACGCCAAATCTCAGAATCAGAAAAAAAACAACGGCGCACCGCTAGAGTCAAACGTAAATCTCCCACCGCAGGTGATTTAGTGGGTGAGCAGATTTTACAGGCACGAAAAACCTTAAATCTTTCTCAACGAGAATTAGCCAAGCTGACAGGTAAAAGCCAAAGCTGGATTCGAGATGTAGAAAATGGTCGCTTAAAAGCCAAGCTAGAAGACCAAGCAATCTTACGTAAAGTGCTAAATATTGCTTAA
- the fdxB gene encoding ferredoxin III, nif-specific, with the protein MATLTGLTFGGKTWTPKFAQSINKDKCIGCGRCIKVCGYSVLDLKALNEEGEFVEDEEDDEIERKVMVVAHPENCVGCEACARICPKNCYSHAALEN; encoded by the coding sequence ATGGCAACACTCACAGGATTGACATTTGGCGGCAAGACTTGGACACCTAAATTTGCTCAATCAATCAATAAAGACAAATGTATCGGATGCGGCAGATGTATTAAAGTCTGTGGTTATTCTGTGCTGGATTTGAAAGCACTGAATGAAGAAGGTGAATTTGTAGAAGATGAAGAAGATGATGAAATCGAGCGCAAAGTCATGGTAGTTGCTCACCCAGAAAACTGTGTTGGTTGTGAAGCTTGTGCGCGGATTTGTCCTAAAAATTGCTACAGCCATGCTGCATTAGAAAACTAA
- a CDS encoding prohibitin family protein gives MRNLQNNSASKFKYSFYLAGGIFFLFLAMMFRPFAIVNAGERGVLMQFGKVQDQVLDEGLHTIMPIVTSVRRISVRVQQNTFQADAASKDLQQVKTELAVNWHVDPTKVNRVFQQVGDQQQIVTSIITPAVSEVLKAATAKKTAEEIITRRTELKEEIDNNLKNRLQAYGLIVDDVSLVNFSFSPEFSRAIESKQIAEQEAKQAEFIAKKATQEAQAEVNRAKGQAEAQRLQRLTLTPELLQKQAIEKWDGKFPMVMGGNGSLPLININPNSLTSKNN, from the coding sequence ATGCGTAACCTACAGAATAATTCTGCCAGCAAATTTAAGTATAGTTTTTATCTTGCCGGAGGAATATTTTTCCTCTTTTTAGCTATGATGTTTCGTCCATTTGCAATTGTGAATGCCGGCGAACGTGGCGTATTGATGCAATTTGGTAAAGTCCAAGATCAGGTTTTAGATGAAGGACTGCATACAATTATGCCCATTGTCACATCAGTTAGAAGAATTAGTGTGCGCGTGCAACAAAATACCTTTCAAGCTGATGCGGCTTCTAAAGACCTTCAACAAGTCAAAACAGAGTTGGCTGTCAACTGGCACGTTGATCCTACTAAAGTCAATAGAGTGTTTCAACAAGTCGGAGATCAACAACAAATAGTGACCAGCATAATCACTCCGGCTGTATCTGAAGTTTTAAAGGCTGCAACTGCTAAAAAAACAGCAGAAGAGATTATTACCCGCAGAACAGAATTAAAAGAAGAAATTGATAATAATTTAAAAAATAGACTTCAGGCTTACGGTTTAATAGTCGATGATGTTTCTCTAGTAAATTTTTCTTTTTCTCCAGAATTTAGTAGAGCAATTGAATCTAAACAAATTGCCGAACAAGAAGCTAAACAAGCAGAATTTATTGCTAAAAAAGCAACTCAAGAAGCTCAAGCAGAAGTCAACCGTGCTAAAGGTCAAGCTGAGGCGCAAAGATTACAAAGGCTAACTTTAACGCCAGAGTTATTGCAAAAGCAAGCGATAGAAAAATGGGATGGCAAGTTCCCAATGGTTATGGGTGGTAATGGTTCATTACCATTGATTAATATTAATCCTAATAGTTTGACTAGCAAAAATAACTAA